The following are encoded together in the Triticum dicoccoides isolate Atlit2015 ecotype Zavitan chromosome 6B, WEW_v2.0, whole genome shotgun sequence genome:
- the LOC119321346 gene encoding adoMet-dependent rRNA methyltransferase spb1-like gives MPPTGEPKGKKQRPKDKHFHLAKERGYRSRAACKLLQLDDRFRFLPSARAVLDLGAAPGGWTQLAVSRATIGALVVGVDLAPIRPIRGARLLKEDITAPKCRSKVRRLMDSRGVAAFDVVLHDGDVRTAASPAQEEALTTQSALVINAIRQATMFLAPGGAFITKFFRCQDYHAVMFCLKQLFERVEFTRPSASRRRPAEIYLVCMRYKAPAKIQPELLDLKHLHLLIVDAEKSKGKRRPGGRKWWMIGLASDFIWSNAQTPLEFLGSFMAISFDDPASLPIKSHELTTEEIIWICGDLRLMDKNRLKYILKWRMRIRTALSCSQVIPTADGTAMGRKGKDDDQLLQEMEELIRVIDTKERREKKSQSRRRPKEKAHKAIIMQIDATEYCYGDPDLFFVSDTKGGKEPQAVESAEDGDSNNEETQTHEDSDEAVDSDEELQRYEAQLEVLLDEAYERIMTTIGGGMKEESKLVKHIDLKTDAHFYEGVEESDDGVTGMKVSDENYDQEKANPLLFSRSTEKLTKEQLAKMWFSQDVFS, from the exons ATGCCTCCCACGGGTGAACCGAAGGGGAAGAAGCAGCGGCCCAAGGACAAGCACTTCCACCTGGCAAAGGAGCGAGGATACCGGAGCCGCGCGGCCTGCAAGCTGCTCCAGCTCGACGACCGCTTCCGGTTCCTCCCGTCGGCGCGCGCCGTACTCGACCTCGGGGCCGCACCGGGGGGCTGGACCCAGCTCGCCGTCAGCCGCGCCACCATTGGCGCCCTCGTCGTAGGTGTCGACCTCGCGCCCATCCGCCCCATCCGCGGCGCTCGTCTCCTCAAGGAGGACATCACCGCTCCCAAGTGCCGCTCCAAAGTGCGCAGGCTCATGGACTCCAGGGGCGTCGCGGCCTTTGACGTCGTCCTCCACGACGGCGATGTCCGGA CTGCCGCATCGCCGGCACAGGAGGAGGCCCTGACCACGCAGTCAGCCCTCGTCATCAACGCCATACGGCAGGCCACCATGTTCCTCGCCCCTGGTGGTGCCTTCATCACCAAG TTCTTTAGGTGTCAAGATTACCACGCTGTCATGTTCTGTCTCAAGCAG CTATTTGAAAGAGTTGAGTTCACTAGACCTTCAGCAAGTCGGCGCAGACCAGCTGAAATTTACCTCGTCTGTATGAGATATAAAGCCCCTGCAAAGATTCAGCCTGAACTTCTTGATTTGAAGCACTTGCACTTGTTGATTGTGGATGCAGAAAAGAGCAAG GGGAAGAGACGGCCTGGAGGCCG GAAATGGTGGATGATTGGTCTAGCATCAGATTTTATATGGTCTAACGCCCAGACACCACTTGAGTTTCTTGGTTCTTTTATGGCCATTTCATTTGATGATCCAGCATCTCTGCCTATCAAGAGTCATGAGCTTACTACAGAGGAG ATAATATGGATTTGTGGGGATTTACGCTTGATGGATAAAAATCGCTTAAAATATATCCTAAA ATGGCGCATGCGCATAAGGACTGCACTTTCATGTTCACAAGTTATACCAACGGCTGACGGTACCGCGATGGGCAGGAAGGGCAAAGATGATGACCAACTTTTACAGGAAATGGAGGAACTTATACGTGTCATTGATACAAAGGAAAGGAGAGAGAAGAAGAGTCAATCAAGGCGTCGGCCAAAG GAGAAAGcacacaaggcaatcataatgcaaATTGATGCTACAGAATATTGTTACGGCGACCCTGACTTATTTTTTGTTAGTGATACCAAG GGTGGAAAAGAACCTCAAGCTGTTGAGTCAGCGGAAGATGGAGACAGTAATAATGAAGAAACTCAAACTCACGAGGACTCTGATGAGGCGGTAGATTCTGATGAGGAACTGCAGAG GTACGAAGCTCAACTTGAGGTGTTGCTGGATGAAGCTTATGAGCGCATTATGACTACAATAGGCGGAGGAATGAAAGAAGAAAGCAAACTTGTCAAGCATATTGATCTCAAAACTGATGCACATTTTTACGAG GGTGTTGAAGAATCAGATGACGGTGTGACGGGGATGAAGGTTTCTGATGAAAATTACGATCAGGAGAAGGCCAATCCGCTCTTATTTTCTCGAAGTACAGAGAAGTTAACAAAAGAGCAGCTTGCAAAGATGTGGTTCAGTCAGGATGTGTTCTCATAA